One segment of Actinomycetota bacterium DNA contains the following:
- the pabB gene encoding aminodeoxychorismate synthase component I has product MALTGERNASDAWLRALARDLHEGASSGSGDGNVVRLRVEARELEDAPPMEDIFHRLAHLPYSCFLDSSLTMERLGRYSFIGFQPFLVLSTRGNRCTWQCGNGVGWITEGNPFAALRSALSAFRMEKDARGSQAKGLPPFTGGGMGYLAYELGRHIERLPGKAVDDLGLPELCFAFYDRVIAHDHAAGDTWLVALHPDNPGTVLEEALRTMQAEPPDYGRKNDPGEVRFASNFTREEYIAAVRRVKEYIYAGDIYQANLSQRFHASLREHPWTMYRRLRRLNAAPFAAYFNAVEGQVCSSSPELFLRGEGRRVETRPIKGTRRRAADPDEDRRLAEELMNSPKDRAELSMIVDLERNDLGRVCSYGSVRVEEHAVIEHYATVHHLVSTVAGELHPDRDVVDLLKATFPGGSITGAPKIRSMEIIDELEPTARSVYTGSIGYLGFNGNYDLNIAIRTVIVRNGVAYFQVGGGIVADSVPEDEYQETLDKGKAIFASLQ; this is encoded by the coding sequence ATGGCGCTGACCGGAGAGAGGAACGCAAGCGATGCCTGGCTGCGCGCGCTGGCGCGGGACCTGCACGAGGGAGCATCGTCAGGGAGTGGTGACGGAAACGTCGTGCGACTGCGCGTGGAGGCGCGGGAGCTGGAGGATGCGCCTCCCATGGAGGACATCTTTCACCGCCTCGCCCATCTCCCCTATTCCTGCTTTCTCGATTCCAGCCTGACGATGGAGCGCCTGGGACGCTATTCCTTCATCGGCTTCCAGCCTTTCCTGGTGCTCTCCACGCGGGGAAACCGTTGCACGTGGCAGTGCGGGAACGGGGTGGGGTGGATTACGGAGGGTAACCCCTTCGCCGCGCTGCGCTCCGCCCTTTCCGCGTTTCGCATGGAAAAGGATGCGCGGGGATCGCAAGCAAAGGGGCTCCCTCCCTTCACGGGCGGCGGGATGGGCTACCTTGCCTACGAGCTGGGGCGGCACATAGAGAGATTGCCGGGCAAGGCGGTGGACGACCTCGGCCTGCCCGAGCTGTGCTTCGCCTTCTACGACCGCGTCATCGCGCATGACCACGCGGCGGGCGATACCTGGCTCGTCGCCCTGCACCCCGATAACCCCGGGACCGTGCTGGAGGAGGCGCTGCGTACCATGCAGGCAGAACCCCCCGATTACGGGCGGAAAAACGATCCCGGCGAGGTCCGCTTCGCCTCCAACTTCACGCGAGAGGAATATATCGCCGCGGTGCGGAGGGTAAAGGAGTACATCTACGCCGGCGACATCTACCAGGCCAACCTTTCGCAGCGCTTCCACGCGTCCCTGCGCGAACACCCCTGGACCATGTACCGCCGGCTGCGCCGGCTGAACGCCGCCCCTTTCGCCGCCTATTTCAATGCCGTGGAAGGGCAGGTATGTTCCTCCTCGCCGGAGCTTTTCCTGAGGGGAGAAGGAAGAAGGGTGGAGACGCGCCCCATCAAGGGCACGCGCAGGCGTGCGGCCGATCCCGACGAGGACCGTCGCCTGGCGGAGGAGCTTATGAACAGCCCCAAGGACCGCGCCGAGCTCTCCATGATCGTGGACCTCGAGCGCAACGACCTGGGGAGGGTCTGTTCCTACGGGAGCGTGCGGGTGGAGGAGCACGCGGTCATTGAGCACTACGCCACCGTGCACCACCTCGTCTCCACGGTAGCGGGGGAGCTGCACCCGGACCGGGACGTGGTGGACCTGCTCAAGGCCACCTTCCCCGGCGGCTCCATAACCGGCGCCCCCAAGATACGCTCCATGGAGATCATCGACGAACTGGAGCCGACCGCGCGCAGCGTGTACACGGGAAGTATCGGCTACCTGGGATTTAATGGTAACTACGACCTCAACATCGCCATCCGAACCGTGATCGTCCGGAACGGCGTGGCCTATTTCCAGGTGGGTGGGGGGATCGTGGCCGATTCCGTCCCCGAGGACGAGTACCAGGAGACCCTGGACAAGGGCAAGGCCATCTTCGCTTCCCTCCAGTAG
- a CDS encoding aminodeoxychorismate/anthranilate synthase component II codes for MVDNYDSFTYNLVQFLGILGADLVVFRNDHTRLEQVEELAPAGIVISPGPKAPRDAGLSKEIIAAFGPRIPILGVCLGHQCIGEVYGGRVDRAPYVMHGKTSLVYHDGRGVFRGLPNPMEAARYHSLVILEDSFPSCLEVSARTGDGLIMGVRHRAYPVEGIQFHPESFMTPHGLRLLENFLAACRDARDVAAAR; via the coding sequence ATGGTGGACAACTACGATTCCTTCACTTACAACCTGGTGCAGTTCCTGGGCATCCTGGGGGCGGACCTGGTGGTCTTTCGTAACGACCATACACGCCTGGAGCAGGTGGAGGAACTGGCCCCCGCGGGGATCGTCATCTCCCCCGGCCCCAAGGCGCCGCGCGACGCGGGGCTCTCCAAGGAGATAATCGCCGCCTTCGGACCGCGTATCCCCATCCTCGGGGTATGCCTGGGGCACCAGTGTATCGGCGAGGTCTACGGGGGGCGGGTAGACCGCGCGCCGTACGTCATGCACGGGAAGACCTCCCTGGTCTACCACGACGGTCGGGGCGTATTCCGGGGGCTCCCCAACCCCATGGAGGCGGCTCGCTACCACTCCCTGGTCATCCTGGAAGATTCCTTCCCCTCCTGCCTGGAGGTGAGCGCGCGCACCGGGGACGGTTTGATCATGGGGGTACGGCATCGCGCTTACCCGGTGGAGGGGATCCAATTCCACCCGGAATCCTTCATGACGCCGCACGGCCTGCGGCTCCTGGAGAACTTCCTCGCGGCATGCCGCGACGCGCGGGACGTTGCGGCCGCGCGGTAG
- a CDS encoding carboxylesterase family protein — protein MGQSLHGKRSAIVSLVLLVFLLSLLVCAPVAVAGCGRKAAGPPGTLETPRLDSGPISGSCRDGIWQYLGIPYAAPPVGELRWKEPQPVAAWEEVRPCNEYGPSCPQIEEDWTGKLAQRKMSEDCLYLNVWTPAEGPGERLPVMVWIHGGAFKGGSGSLSLYDGHNLAAKGVVVVTINYRLGPFGFFAHPLLTEESPNGTSGNYGLLDQIAALQWVRRNIAAFGGDAGNVTVFGESAGGMSVIDLMASPLAEGLFHRAIVESGPVLDLGLPISRTPTLKEAERKGREIAGKLGLASEGDELAALRSVPPERLLEASSSAETIMSPLDLLPNVDGYVLPESPVEAFSSGRQHRVPLLTGLNANEGILFVPDLDLDTYRLMAGFLYGKYAEEVIEMFPAGSEDEVDAAVDRVVTQLGFAASARFTAECMANIGIPSYLYHFVRTTYDPRAGSRGSFHGLEIAYVFGNLDSLQAEAVSESDRRLSDTMMAYWTNFARSGDPNGEGLPQWPPYGEDARHQELGEEISSQSALYQHSYEFVLRFSGLSP, from the coding sequence ATGGGTCAATCCTTGCACGGGAAGCGGTCGGCCATCGTATCCCTCGTGTTGCTCGTATTCCTCCTGTCCCTGCTGGTCTGCGCACCGGTCGCGGTAGCGGGGTGCGGGCGGAAGGCGGCAGGGCCTCCGGGCACGCTGGAAACCCCCCGACTGGACAGCGGCCCCATAAGCGGCTCCTGCCGGGACGGCATATGGCAATACCTGGGAATACCTTACGCGGCCCCTCCCGTCGGCGAGCTGCGCTGGAAGGAGCCGCAGCCGGTCGCAGCCTGGGAGGAGGTGCGGCCCTGCAACGAATACGGCCCCTCGTGTCCGCAGATCGAGGAGGACTGGACGGGGAAACTGGCGCAGAGGAAGATGAGCGAGGACTGCCTCTACCTCAACGTGTGGACGCCCGCGGAGGGCCCGGGGGAGCGCTTGCCGGTGATGGTATGGATACACGGCGGGGCCTTCAAGGGCGGGTCCGGCTCCCTCTCCCTCTACGACGGACACAACCTTGCAGCGAAGGGCGTGGTCGTGGTCACCATCAACTACCGCCTGGGGCCCTTTGGGTTCTTCGCCCATCCCCTGCTCACCGAGGAATCGCCCAACGGCACCTCCGGCAATTACGGCCTGCTGGACCAGATAGCGGCGCTGCAGTGGGTACGGCGGAATATAGCGGCCTTCGGCGGTGACGCGGGCAACGTCACCGTCTTCGGCGAATCGGCCGGCGGGATGAGCGTCATCGACCTCATGGCCAGCCCGCTCGCGGAGGGCCTTTTCCACCGCGCCATCGTGGAAAGCGGTCCAGTGCTGGACCTGGGGCTGCCCATAAGCAGGACCCCCACCCTGAAGGAAGCGGAGAGGAAGGGACGGGAGATCGCGGGGAAACTCGGCCTTGCGTCGGAAGGGGACGAACTGGCCGCGTTGCGCTCCGTCCCCCCCGAGAGGCTCCTGGAGGCCTCCTCTTCCGCGGAGACCATCATGAGCCCCCTGGATCTCCTGCCGAACGTGGACGGCTACGTGCTGCCGGAGTCCCCCGTGGAGGCCTTCTCCTCCGGAAGGCAGCACCGCGTGCCGCTCCTCACCGGCCTCAACGCCAACGAGGGCATCCTCTTCGTCCCGGACCTCGACCTGGACACCTACCGCCTCATGGCCGGCTTCCTTTACGGAAAGTATGCCGAGGAGGTGATTGAGATGTTCCCCGCCGGGAGCGAAGACGAGGTGGACGCCGCGGTTGACCGCGTGGTGACGCAGCTCGGCTTCGCCGCCTCTGCGAGGTTCACGGCCGAATGCATGGCGAACATCGGCATCCCGTCCTACCTCTATCATTTCGTGCGCACCACCTACGACCCGCGCGCGGGATCCCGTGGTTCCTTCCACGGACTGGAGATCGCCTACGTCTTCGGCAACCTGGACAGCCTGCAGGCGGAAGCGGTGAGCGAGTCCGACCGGCGACTTTCGGATACCATGATGGCTTACTGGACCAATTTCGCGCGCTCCGGCGATCCCAACGGTGAGGGTCTTCCGCAATGGCCCCCTTACGGCGAAGACGCGCGTCACCAGGAACTCGGCGAGGAGATCTCCTCCCAGTCCGCGCTGTACCAGCATTCCTACGAGTTCGTCCTGCGCTTCAGCGGCCTTTCCCCCTGA
- a CDS encoding lactate utilization protein codes for MGEVWSRYVRTRCDAAVRALRKKEFDARFYGGREEAVRAVLEAVPDDAPVGCGGSWTVRQLGILESLRERGNRVLAHEAGMDLEEAMRVRREALTCPVYLSSANALTLRGEIVNVDGIGNRVAGISFGPAKVIIVAGYNKIVEDLEAAMQRIREVAAPANAIRYNLDTPCVEKGRCVDCNRPANICRITTIISRRPMMTDFKVFLVGEPSASDHRHGARRDTGRAAFMSAGLIKGRRG; via the coding sequence ATGGGGGAGGTCTGGTCTCGTTATGTGAGGACCAGGTGTGACGCCGCCGTCAGGGCCCTGCGGAAGAAGGAGTTCGACGCGCGCTTCTACGGGGGCCGGGAGGAGGCGGTGCGCGCGGTGTTGGAGGCCGTGCCCGATGACGCGCCGGTGGGCTGCGGCGGCTCCTGGACCGTGCGCCAGCTGGGGATCCTTGAGTCGCTGCGTGAGAGGGGAAACCGCGTGCTGGCCCACGAGGCCGGCATGGACCTCGAGGAGGCCATGCGGGTACGGAGGGAGGCGCTCACGTGCCCCGTCTATCTCTCCAGTGCCAACGCCCTCACCCTGCGGGGGGAGATAGTCAACGTGGACGGTATAGGCAACCGGGTAGCCGGCATCTCCTTCGGCCCAGCGAAGGTGATCATCGTAGCCGGTTACAACAAGATCGTGGAGGACCTGGAAGCGGCCATGCAGCGCATCCGCGAGGTGGCGGCGCCCGCCAACGCCATCCGCTACAACCTGGATACCCCCTGCGTGGAGAAGGGCAGGTGCGTGGACTGCAACCGGCCCGCGAACATCTGCCGCATCACCACCATCATCTCCCGCCGTCCCATGATGACAGACTTCAAGGTCTTCCTGGTCGGCGAACCCTCGGCTTCTGACCACAGGCACGGGGCTCGCAGGGACACGGGTCGGGCCGCGTTCATGTCCGCAGGCCTTATCAAGGGGCGCAGGGGATAG
- a CDS encoding metallophosphoesterase family protein codes for MSAIRRLVVLSDTHFGHEGAVLSSGDKIGAFLEELSGLDGVDALVLLGDVWDLWWAGLPEASRAGERFFRALGEWAAGRQVFMVPGNHDFHLVSFGEERRQWRRLGWEGESGEPSRAGEDRRSTVAGVSRWMRGEGSRVCGLPLQTFYPFLHLEVGGRTLLLMHGHHLDFFTRSFWWAKTAWLAHWVLGRSRGISLGDLDRLNRPFFELLTSTARVPELLAWEYTFYRLIRFSMRLLRFQSKKGASPGRFKSVVENAPEVRELLKTMLPGHIPDLFVFGHTHRAGLHGMRVGAGRVLLANCGCWLEDGGDNTTATYLVIDEAVRLRRLGDWEVSVRP; via the coding sequence TTGAGCGCCATACGCAGGCTGGTGGTCCTGAGCGATACGCATTTCGGTCACGAGGGCGCCGTCCTGTCCAGCGGGGACAAGATAGGGGCTTTCCTCGAGGAGCTCTCCGGCCTGGACGGAGTGGATGCGCTGGTTCTCCTGGGCGACGTGTGGGATCTCTGGTGGGCCGGTCTTCCCGAGGCCAGCCGCGCCGGCGAGAGGTTTTTCCGTGCCCTCGGCGAGTGGGCGGCCGGCAGGCAGGTGTTCATGGTGCCGGGAAACCACGATTTTCACCTGGTCTCGTTTGGCGAGGAAAGGCGACAGTGGCGCCGCCTTGGATGGGAAGGTGAGAGCGGAGAACCGTCGCGGGCGGGGGAAGACCGCCGCAGTACGGTCGCGGGCGTGAGCCGATGGATGAGGGGTGAAGGGTCGAGGGTGTGCGGGCTGCCGCTGCAGACCTTCTACCCATTCCTGCACCTCGAGGTGGGGGGAAGGACGCTCCTTCTCATGCACGGGCACCACCTCGATTTCTTCACGCGCTCGTTCTGGTGGGCGAAGACCGCCTGGCTGGCGCACTGGGTGCTGGGCAGATCGCGGGGGATATCCCTCGGCGACCTCGATCGCCTTAACCGCCCCTTTTTCGAGCTCCTCACCTCCACCGCGCGCGTTCCGGAGCTCCTCGCCTGGGAGTACACCTTCTACCGACTTATCCGCTTTTCCATGCGCCTGCTCCGCTTCCAATCGAAAAAGGGCGCGAGCCCGGGCCGTTTCAAGAGCGTTGTCGAGAATGCGCCGGAAGTGCGCGAGCTTCTGAAAACCATGCTACCCGGGCACATTCCCGACCTCTTCGTCTTCGGACATACCCACCGGGCGGGCCTGCACGGCATGCGCGTGGGAGCCGGCAGGGTGCTCCTGGCCAACTGCGGGTGCTGGCTTGAGGATGGGGGAGACAACACCACCGCCACCTACCTGGTGATTGACGAGGCCGTGCGCCTGCGCCGTCTCGGCGACTGGGAGGTCTCCGTGAGGCCTTGA
- a CDS encoding cysteine synthase family protein: MLEASNTLELIGNTPLLKLNKVVPRNPRVEIYAKMEGFNPCSSVKDRVAKYMIEGAEERGELTPDKTIVEASSGNTGIGLAMVAAFKGYRLKIIMPESMSVERRRVMQAFGAEVILTPAGEGMNGAIARAEEMGKEPGCYHPDQFANPDNVRAHYEGTGSEILSQVEGIDVLVAGIGTGGTITGVGRRLKEAYPSLRVVGVEPYPKSLIQGLRNLQDFVPPILDLSLLDEKLNVEDGCAFNTVRVLANIEGLFVGMSSGAAVHAALQVAEEMERGRIVVILPDRGDRYLSTDCFSCANLECVYRDFLQSLQTRHPD; encoded by the coding sequence ATGCTGGAGGCTTCTAACACGCTGGAACTCATAGGCAACACGCCCCTGCTCAAGCTGAACAAGGTGGTGCCGCGCAATCCCCGCGTGGAGATCTATGCCAAGATGGAGGGCTTCAACCCCTGCAGCTCGGTCAAGGACCGCGTGGCTAAGTACATGATCGAGGGGGCGGAGGAACGCGGTGAGCTCACTCCCGACAAGACCATCGTGGAGGCATCCAGCGGAAACACCGGTATCGGCCTGGCCATGGTGGCTGCCTTCAAGGGTTACCGCCTCAAGATCATCATGCCGGAGTCCATGAGCGTGGAGAGGCGCCGGGTCATGCAGGCCTTCGGCGCGGAGGTGATCCTGACGCCAGCCGGGGAGGGCATGAACGGCGCCATCGCCAGGGCGGAGGAGATGGGGAAAGAGCCCGGTTGCTATCACCCCGACCAGTTCGCGAACCCCGACAACGTGCGCGCCCACTACGAGGGCACGGGAAGCGAGATCCTTTCCCAGGTAGAAGGGATAGACGTCCTGGTGGCCGGCATAGGCACGGGGGGGACCATAACCGGTGTGGGCAGGAGGCTGAAGGAAGCCTATCCTTCGCTGCGCGTGGTGGGAGTGGAGCCCTACCCCAAGTCCCTCATCCAGGGCCTGCGCAACCTGCAGGACTTCGTCCCGCCCATCCTCGACCTTTCCCTCCTGGACGAGAAGCTCAACGTGGAGGACGGTTGCGCCTTCAACACGGTGAGGGTGCTGGCCAACATCGAGGGGCTTTTCGTGGGCATGTCCTCCGGGGCGGCCGTGCATGCCGCCCTGCAGGTGGCGGAGGAGATGGAGCGGGGACGCATCGTGGTCATCCTTCCCGACCGCGGCGACCGCTACCTGAGCACCGACTGTTTCTCATGCGCAAACCTTGAATGCGTCTACCGCGACTTCCTCCAATCCCTGCAAACCAGGCACCCGGATTGA
- the tadA gene encoding Flp pilus assembly complex ATPase component TadA, producing MPSATDRLSQLLLKHNIITEKQLAQAMERQKETGASLGRVLLEMGMVKENQLAELIARELGLEYVDLLEYKINIQATTSIDESTARRYSCIPIDFEDGKLVVAMADPTNIYALDDIRLSTGYEVKPVVSAREDIQNAIQRYYHLDTDVVEEALQGREEEDMEAITGVVDDTPLVRFTTTMISEAINRGASDIHVDPRENEVLIRYRIDGVCQEIKRLPKNIHDGIVSRIKIISDLNIAERRVPQDGHFGIVQNGKSIDFRVAVLPTVYGEKVVMRILDRSSILLRLEDLGFLPEALEKYRQAFSKPHGALLVTGPTGSGKSTSLYATLNVLNTEHKNITTVEDPVEYRLSGINQVQVNPKAGLHFANALRNILRTSPDILMVGEIRDRETAKTAIEAALTGHLVLSTLHTNDAPSALPRLIEMGVEAFLVSSAINCVMAQRLVRKLCPNCKVPYEPDPEVLRALQFPAEDLEDLVLYKANENGCAKCSGTGYKGRIGLYEVMPMSEEIKKLTVREASATMIMNQAKEEGLITMRDDGFTKVKMGITSIEEVMRVVAV from the coding sequence ATGCCCTCTGCGACGGACAGGCTGTCACAGTTGCTGCTGAAGCACAACATCATCACGGAAAAACAACTGGCGCAGGCCATGGAGCGCCAGAAGGAGACGGGTGCCAGCCTGGGCAGGGTCCTCCTGGAGATGGGCATGGTCAAGGAGAACCAGCTGGCGGAGCTTATCGCCCGCGAGCTGGGCCTGGAATACGTGGACCTGCTCGAGTACAAGATAAACATCCAGGCGACGACCTCCATAGACGAGTCCACGGCCAGGCGCTACAGCTGCATCCCCATCGACTTCGAGGACGGTAAGTTGGTTGTGGCCATGGCCGACCCCACTAACATCTATGCCCTGGATGACATCCGCCTGAGCACCGGGTACGAGGTCAAGCCGGTGGTGAGCGCACGGGAGGATATCCAGAACGCCATCCAGCGTTACTACCACCTGGACACCGACGTGGTGGAGGAGGCCCTCCAGGGACGGGAAGAGGAGGATATGGAGGCCATCACCGGGGTGGTGGACGACACGCCCCTGGTGCGTTTTACCACCACCATGATCAGCGAGGCCATCAACCGGGGAGCCAGCGACATCCACGTCGACCCCCGGGAAAACGAGGTCCTCATCCGCTACCGCATTGACGGCGTCTGCCAGGAGATCAAGCGCCTGCCCAAGAACATCCACGACGGGATCGTCTCGCGCATCAAGATCATCTCCGACCTGAACATCGCCGAGAGGAGGGTACCCCAGGACGGCCATTTCGGCATCGTCCAGAACGGCAAGTCCATCGACTTCCGCGTGGCCGTCCTCCCCACCGTCTACGGCGAGAAGGTGGTCATGCGTATCCTGGACAGGTCAAGCATCCTGCTGCGCCTGGAGGACTTAGGCTTTCTCCCCGAGGCGCTTGAGAAGTACCGCCAGGCCTTCAGCAAGCCCCACGGCGCCCTCCTGGTCACCGGGCCCACCGGTAGCGGGAAATCCACCTCCCTCTATGCCACCCTCAACGTCCTGAACACCGAGCACAAGAACATCACCACGGTGGAGGACCCCGTGGAGTACCGGCTCTCGGGGATCAACCAGGTGCAGGTGAACCCCAAGGCCGGCCTGCATTTCGCCAACGCCCTGCGCAACATCCTGCGCACCTCGCCCGATATCCTCATGGTCGGCGAGATCCGCGACCGCGAGACGGCGAAGACGGCCATAGAGGCCGCCCTCACGGGACACCTGGTGCTCTCCACCCTGCACACCAACGACGCTCCCAGCGCCCTCCCCAGGCTCATCGAGATGGGGGTGGAGGCCTTCCTGGTCTCCTCGGCGATCAACTGCGTCATGGCCCAGAGATTGGTGCGCAAGCTCTGCCCCAACTGCAAGGTGCCTTACGAACCTGACCCTGAGGTCCTGAGAGCGCTGCAGTTCCCCGCCGAAGATCTGGAGGACCTCGTTCTCTACAAGGCCAACGAGAACGGTTGCGCCAAGTGCAGCGGTACCGGCTACAAGGGCCGCATCGGCCTCTACGAGGTCATGCCCATGAGCGAGGAGATCAAGAAGCTGACGGTGCGGGAGGCCTCCGCCACCATGATCATGAACCAGGCCAAGGAAGAGGGCCTGATCACCATGCGCGACGACGGCTTCACCAAGGTGAAGATGGGAATAACTTCCATCGAAGAGGTCATGCGGGTGGTGGCCGTCTAG
- a CDS encoding STAS domain-containing protein gives MIWETEEREGGAKVVVHLDGVVDSTNVEDFFALINSLLKRPVCRIVLDMENTSYLSSGGLSVIVDAYKKAEKAGGSLVIARASETIADLFEVVQIGKIIPFYPTVEDALRGV, from the coding sequence ATGATCTGGGAAACGGAGGAGAGAGAGGGCGGGGCCAAGGTGGTGGTGCACCTGGACGGGGTGGTTGACTCCACCAACGTTGAGGACTTTTTCGCCCTCATCAACTCGCTTCTCAAGCGACCCGTCTGCCGCATCGTACTGGACATGGAGAACACCAGTTACCTCTCGAGCGGCGGGCTGTCGGTTATCGTGGACGCCTATAAGAAGGCGGAAAAGGCCGGCGGAAGTCTGGTCATCGCGCGGGCTTCCGAGACGATCGCCGATCTTTTCGAGGTGGTCCAGATAGGGAAGATAATCCCCTTTTATCCCACCGTGGAGGATGCCCTGCGTGGGGTCTAG